The DNA sequence GCGATTGCCGTACTCTTCGTTCTACCTTGGTTAGATCGTTGTAAGGTTAAGTCAATCCGCTACCGTAGCATGATTCATAAGCTGAACATTGGTCAGTTTGCCGTATCTTTCGTTATCTTAGGCTACCTGGGTGCCGTACCTGCGACGCCAACGCTGACAATCGCTGCGCGCGTCTTCACTCTGACATACTTCGGTTTCTTCTTAGCGCTGTGGTTATACAGTAAGAATGAGAAAACTAAGCCTGTACCAGAGAGGTTGACCCACTAATGAAAAAATTACTGATTGCATTAGTTACATTAGTACCATCTCTTGCGTTTGCTGCAGGTGGTGCCCATGTTCATCTAGAAAGTGCTAACGTCGACCTGAAAGACAAAGAGTCACTGCAACGTGGTCTGGATACTTTCCAGCACTACTGCTCAGGCTGTCACAGCACTCAGTACCAGCGTTACAACCGTGTAGCAGAAGACCTGGGTATCTCAGTTGACGATATGCGTAACAAGTATATGCTCAACGGCGATGCCAAAGTCGGCGACCTGATGGAAAATGCTATTCCTGAAGTCGACGCGGCGAAATGGTTCGGTGCAGCGCCACCGGATCTGACTCTGGTTGCACGTGTACGTGGCGAAGATTGGATCTACACCTACCTGAAGAGTTTCTACAAAGATGAGACTCGTCCATTTGGTGTAAACAACACTGTCTTCCCGTCAGTGGCTATGCCGCACGTACTGCAAGAGCTGCAAGGTCTGCAGGTTAAGCAAGAAGACGGTAGCTTCGTTGCTACTGGTGGAAAGCTGACTGCTGAAGAATATGATCAAGTCGTTCGTGACATCACAGGCTTCCTGGTTTACTCAGGCGAGCCGGTAAAACTTGAGCGTGAAAGCTTAGGTTGGTGGGTAATGGGCTTCCTGTTTATTTTCTTTATTGTGGCCTACCTCTTGAAGAAAGAGTACTGGAAAGATGTACACTAACCCCCAATAGAGGTTAGAATATATTATCCGCATATTATAAACGGGGGGCTTTGCCCCTCGTTTGTTTTTGCTTTTTTAGCTTTCATATTTAAATCTTGGAGGGTATCAATGGCTGTTGCTGCCAATAAACGCTCAATCATGACCCTGTTTTCAGGCGCCGACGATCTCTATAGCCATCAAGTCCGTATCGTCTTGGCGGAAAAGGGAGTGACTGTCGATGTTCTGCAGGTGGATCCTAGCGATATGCCTGAAGATCTTATTGAGCTAAACCCATACAACACAGTGCCAACTTTGGTTGACCGTGAGTTGGTGCTATATAACTCACGCATCATAATGGAATATCTGGATGAGCGTTTCCCGCATCCACCTTTGATGCCTGTCTACCCGGTTTCCCGTGGCCAGACGCGTCTGATGATGCACCGTATCGAAAACGACTGGTATAGCCTAGTCGATCGCATCCGTAAGGGTGATCGTGCCGATGAGGCGCGTAAAGAGCTTCAGGAGAGCCTGACCTCTATTGCCCCTATCTTTAACGAGATGCCTTACTTCATGGCCGAAGAGTTTGGTCTGGCCGACTGTTACCTGGGCCCACTGTTGTGGCGTCTGCCAGTACTGGGCATCGAGCTGGACAGCCGTACCGCCAAGGAAGTTAAAGCCTACATGACACGTCTATTTGACCGTGACTCATTCAAGGCGTCTTTGACCGAGGCTGAGCGCGAAATGCGCATGGGTATCTAAGATGAAACCTATGACCCCTAACCGTCCTTACCTGTTACAGGCCTATTACGACTGGCTCATGGATAACGAGCTGACCCCTCATGTGGTGGTCGACGCTTATGTGCCCGGTACCCAAGTACCGCAGCAGTATGTGAAAGATGGACAGATAGTGCTTAATATTACCGCCAGTGCCGTGGGTAATTTGCAGATAGGTCATGACTTCATCGAGTTTAATGCCCGCTTCGGCGGCGTACCGCAACAGGTGGTACTGCCTATGGCCTCGATTGTCGCCATCTACGCCAGAGAAAATGGCGCTGGCACAGTGTTCGATCAGGAAGAAGCCTATCAGCTCGAGGCCGATGCCCGCGACTTGGGCCTTTCAGTGGTTGATGAGCCCAAGACAGATGAGCCGGCTGTGGCCGAAGCTTCTGCCGAGAATGATAAGCCGAAACGTCGCGGTCATCTCACCCTGGTGAA is a window from the Shewanella loihica PV-4 genome containing:
- a CDS encoding cytochrome c1 translates to MKKLLIALVTLVPSLAFAAGGAHVHLESANVDLKDKESLQRGLDTFQHYCSGCHSTQYQRYNRVAEDLGISVDDMRNKYMLNGDAKVGDLMENAIPEVDAAKWFGAAPPDLTLVARVRGEDWIYTYLKSFYKDETRPFGVNNTVFPSVAMPHVLQELQGLQVKQEDGSFVATGGKLTAEEYDQVVRDITGFLVYSGEPVKLERESLGWWVMGFLFIFFIVAYLLKKEYWKDVH
- the sspA gene encoding stringent starvation protein SspA — encoded protein: MAVAANKRSIMTLFSGADDLYSHQVRIVLAEKGVTVDVLQVDPSDMPEDLIELNPYNTVPTLVDRELVLYNSRIIMEYLDERFPHPPLMPVYPVSRGQTRLMMHRIENDWYSLVDRIRKGDRADEARKELQESLTSIAPIFNEMPYFMAEEFGLADCYLGPLLWRLPVLGIELDSRTAKEVKAYMTRLFDRDSFKASLTEAEREMRMGI
- a CDS encoding ClpXP protease specificity-enhancing factor — translated: MKPMTPNRPYLLQAYYDWLMDNELTPHVVVDAYVPGTQVPQQYVKDGQIVLNITASAVGNLQIGHDFIEFNARFGGVPQQVVLPMASIVAIYARENGAGTVFDQEEAYQLEADARDLGLSVVDEPKTDEPAVAEASAENDKPKRRGHLTLVK